The sequence tagatagatagatagatagatagatagatagatagatagaagatagatagataatagatagatagatagatagataatagatagatagatagatagataatagatagatagataatagatacaaggatattagatagatagatagatagatagatagatagatagataatagataacagatagatagatagatagatagatagatagatagaagatagatagataatagatagatagatagataatagatagatagataatagatagataggagatagataatagatagatagatagataatagatagatagataatagatagatagatagatagatagataatagatagatagatagatagatagatagataatagataggagatagataataaatagatagataatagatagatagataatagatagatagataatagatagatagataatacaggtgaaatttgaaaaatttgaatatcatgcaaagttcatttatttcaataatgcaacttaaaaggagaaactaatatatgagactcacttcatgcaaagcgagatatttcaagcctttatttgctataatttggatgattatggcttacagcttatgaaaccccaaagtcccaatctcaggtcccctttgctcagggggtacgcattaattagctgactagagggtgacactctgagcctagaatattgaaccttttcacaatattctaattttaagctgtaattccttttaattttcaatattgaaataaatgaacttttgcacgatattcacattttccgagtttcacctgtagatagatattagatacatCTATCAATCAATCAGTCTTTGTATTCACATCCCCAGGTCCCGCTGTGACCTCCCCATTACTGGGAGTGCACCCGTTCTCATTGTAAAGTAATTAAGAGTTTCCAGACATGAGGAGAAGGCTTGCAGGGTGCTGATGTGCAGGATGTGGATTGGGTCTCTTCAGACGTGTCTTGTCTTCGGGGCTGAGGCCTGTGTTTTGTTATTCTTGCCGGTTCATGCACCAGTCAATCCACATCGTGCAGTCCATTGAGGTCACCCTTGTTCCTCCACTCATGAATACCACCAGTGCATTGAAATGTAGATCAGGTGGGTATTGAGGACGGACAGTGTGGATTTCAGTTCTAGGTTTAAACTCTCTATCTTCTCATTCCTCCATCAATGCCATAGATAGAGTATAAGCTTGCGTAGGCAAACCACAGACGCTAGCACCCACAAATGGTAACAGGTACGGCCACCATTATGGTTTCAATTGCACTTTAGTGGTTTtgccagtaaaaataaaaaataagaaagtcCTGATGGACCCATGAGTCAATGGGATCCATCACGATGCAGAAGGATGCGTCTTACCGATCCTAGCTTCCGTTTTACCAGCGTGAACAGCGTCACAGCAATGGAATGATCCAccagggctgtttcacatgagtgTATCCTGTGCAGAAATCACTCTTTATGTTATGGGcactataatgatttataatgctgtgtgtctctgctagaccttactgctacagaatcatagtgacagcattatgtcagtattaGGCCTCGTGCACGCGACCGTTGAttgggtccacatctgagccgcattttttgtgtctcggatgcggacccattcacttcaatggggccgcaaaagatgcggacagcactccgagtGCTCTCCACGTCTATTGTTCTGTtccatggccctgcaaaaaattagaacatgtcttattcttgtccgttttgcggaaaagaataggcatttctttcaTGGGTCGCCCATTCCGTTCTGCAACGCACGCGGCCggcgtctgtgttttgcggaactgcatttgcagaccgcaaaacatggcgcgatcgtgtgcatgagccccaattcAGTAGACACAGGtcttgcagagacacacagcattataaataagtataatgccctgctgtggactagcagtgTCCATAACGGGGAATCACGCTCACACACGGACACGTTCATCTGAAACAACCCTAACAGTTATGCACCATACTTATGGTGACAGTGCATGCCATCCTTTACATTGCCACCAACGTATCTGCTTGTGCCCTAGTGAGAAAATTAGGAGATTTACCAAGACCGGTACTTTTTGCTGTTGCTTTTTAAGCCCGTCTTCtgcgctgccggaggatgcgcctaattcatGACGAGAAACAATGCCACACCTGCCTGAGGGCTGAGTCTGGTATTGTGGCTCAGCTTGAAGTCAATGGAGTTGCAATACCACAGACAGCCTGGGGATAGGTGTGGCATTGTTTTTGAAAGGAGGCAACAATGAGAGagatttgttaaaggggttgtcggggttcagagctgaacccggacatatccccgttttcacccctccggcccccctgatatcagcatttcatgctctgatgctctcctttgccctgtgctgaatcgcgcagggcaaaggcatttttttgggtttccggtgacataccaggctctccatggggaatgctaggtggaggctttccTCCTAGCAGTgaacccggtgatgtcactggcactaataggcgggctttagtgctgccctagccaggaaaacagctagggcagcgctaaagcccgcctatcAGTGCCAGGGACGTCACCAGCAACACTGCTAggaggaagcctctgcctagcagtgtaaaaatataaacaataaagcCCGTGCCCTGCGTGATCCAGTGCAAGGCAAGGGAGATCATCGGATCATGAAATGCTCAGAGGGGcccggaggggtgaagatgggaatatgtgacaacccctttgagcTTCTACCCCTGTTTTATAGCGTAGAAATGTCACATATTTTGTTAATTGGCCGTAGCAGTGACCCTTCTCAACCAGTGATTTGCAGAACAGACCTTTCCTGGCATGTGAGGAAGAACCAGAAATTGGAGATCAGTGGGAACCAGACCAGTGTCGGAACGGCAGGGGCGGGGGATCAGAGAAAGTGAGCATggcctatttttaatttttaactctttatgctctttttttaaaaattttatttattatatcccctctTAAAGCTTTTAAAGGAGTTTTATGTATGtttaatattggtgacctatcctcaggataggtcatcaatttcaggaAGGTTCAGCTCCCAgcacagctgtttgagaaggccgcgTTGCTCTGGTGAGTGCAGCTTATCAagtacagcgccgtccattgtatagaggttgtgcttggtattgcaacgcatccctattcacttgaatgtgatTGAGCTGCGCTTAGGCCATACAACCAATTAATGTGAAGTCACTGGACTCGGAAGAGGCCGCAGAGCTCAccagagtgctgcagcctcttcacacatctgatcagtggtggttccGGAAGTCGGACCCACCTCTGATCTAAAATTGATGACCtgccctgaggataggccatcaatatcaaaatctcagataACCCCAATTATCCTGAATAATGTTACAATAAAACATACAGATAATcttgttttattatttaaaaaaatgcataaaaaatgctacaaaaataaatatacaatagCATATGTACAATAATTACACGGTATCAGAGTTTTTTTGTTGCGTGGCTAGCTGCAGCCACACTCCTCTACAATCATCTCTTCATGATGGCTCACAACTGCATCATTGCCTTCATAATACAGCATGGACAGCGGGCTCATCCTAATCGGAACACACGAAGGGCATTCCACCCTCTCGGGCTGGTACAGCTTCACCACGCTCTGCAACAGAGGAATTACTTCGTTACTGGACACATAATACATGAAGTATGCACACACAGGTACCATATGTAATGTTCTTGGGGATTTTTTAGTAAAcgtaaagggggtttccaggattttaatattgaagaTGTATCATATAGCTCCTCAGCATCAGAAAGGTAAGGGTCTGACCCATAGCACCCTTGCCAATCAACTGACTGCAGAGCACCAGAACCgggcacagctccatacactgtgtagtggtcgTTTCTAGTTACTGCAGCTCAAGTTAATGGGGAGAAAGCTGCAGTAACGAGTAGATGGagctgtgcctggttctggtgggcTGTGGCCCCTGCAATCAACTAATTCAgatccccgctgatctgatagagcggacctatccttaggacaggtcatAAATATAAATGTCCAAGTAAATCCGTTTAGGGGGCCCATATACATAAGATAAAAGTGGATTGGGACATTTTGGCTGACCCTTGTTTGAGAATTATACAGAAAATGTAATCTGTTAGGGTGGATTTTTTTCTGCTAAAATTACTAGTATAGGGTATTAGCTACcaaattgttatttttatttttacacagtcTCTGTGATCTGCAAGTGTAGTCTGGCATGTTATTGGTCAGATCGTTTGTGTGAACTATCCAATCAGTCGTTGATCGGCCACATTCTGGACGATCATCTTATGCTTATGGCCAGATTCAGATTCATTGAAGTGTTACAACCTCAGAAAGCTTAGACAGAGGCCTGACGTTAATATTTAGAATGATTTGTAATCAGAGTTTCATCTTACCTTCATGTAGGCATGGTTTGTAGGCTTGAAGGTCTCATTCAGTGGAACGGGACAGGCGCCCACACACCTGTAGgcattaaatgttttaggataGAGAATCCAGCTCCCCCATCCAATTTCACCAAAGTCTACAATCATGTCCACTCTGCggcaaagtggttttccactttctaTAGGCCCAGGTGGACCATTGCTCATGAACAGATGATGGTTCTCATGTCTGTTTCTTCTGTGCCTCCTAATGTTGGGCAGTCTGTTGTCATTTACAAGTGTAACATACTTGGAGGACTCTACTGTTTTGATGAGGCTAGGAGAACCAGAGATACTGTCAAAAGACTTGTCCTTTGCAAACACCACCATTACAACTTTCTCTGCCATGGATGCATAGTCTCTACTTGGGGTGTGTTTTATCATGGTGGTGTCTAGGTCCCTCTCTCTCATATAGTTTGTCTTCTTGAATTCATCCGTATATTTCTCTCTTTTGTGGAGGAAGTACTGAATTATTTTGGTGAGGTCAAAGTTCCTCCAAGGGGACTCTTTCATATCAGAAGGATCAATTTTGAAGGACCCAAGGAAGAAGTTGTTACTCTTTTTATTGTGATAAATTTCCAGGGTAAAATTTTGGGAAATCTCCAAAGAAGGAATATGAATTCTGAGTTGTGCCAACTTCAACTCGTTGCTAGCAGAGATCGAGGACATGTCAAAGGATAACATTACATGATTATTGACCATGGTACAATCTGaaaaagacaaaaagaaaaagatttgTATGCTGAACAAGCCAAGCAAAGGCAACATAAAGCATTTGCCATATGTAAAAACACAGACTGCTCATTGCAAGGATATTTTCTAAAAGCCCAATACACAAACGTTTATGGTACGATGACTGTTTTATCATTTATTCTCAGCAAGGATAAGTCTGGTTGTCAGCCACCCATCTCTGTTCATCCAAGGTAAACAAGATGATCTTGTGAGCATCTAAAGCTTTGCTGATCATTTAGGTTAATTTTACTAATCAGTTTCAAAATGTTAGAATTTTATCCTCAAAATGCATAAATCATATCATGGTACTCACTCTTTGCgacgaggctcagtacagagtcatAGTCAGGAATGTCATTATGCTGAAGGTTGGAGAGGTTGGTGTCATTCTTCGTTAGAGAATGGTAGAGCTGCATCATGTACTGGGGATATTTTATGTCCAATAAGTTTCGCTTTCCAAAAAGGAAGGATGAAGCTTTTAGTCCCATGTTAGTCCATGGCAAGCCAACCCTGGCCTCTGTTTCTAAAGCAGTCGGCATAGCCTGGACCATGAAGGCATATAGGAGGTAGAGAGCAATGCTCAATGAAGTCATCTCTGCATAGACCTTGTGCAGCTTCTCCCACCTCAGGAGATGTGACCAGTTTTCTCCCTTTTTGATTTAACACTGGACTCTTGCACTGTATATATAGCAAGGAAGCCTGGGCTGTTGCTTTACTCTTCACACCTAATGACCTTTTGATCTAAATGACCTCTGCATCAAAAGCCAATTGCGTCTAGGGATACGTCAACTTAATGGCTTCCTACTGCTAAACGAATGACACCACAGTTGGAGATCTTGTCGTATATCATAGATCTTTCCATACCAGCTTCATTCAGTTGTCTAGAATGTAGAAAACTTAAACATTTTTGTTTGTTGaactctaatatatatatatatatatatatatatatatatatatatatatatatgtgtatgtataactTTTTTCTTTATAATGTGTTTATATCTGCTGTCAAATTGTAATGTTTGGAGGAGTTCACTACATTTCTGTCCAAAGATGAAAAATGTATCTGTTTCAAGGATTGCACCCCCAAATCTGGACACCAAAAAGATTTTTCCTTCTTTAAGAGATACCCTCATGTCTACATTGTAATATAATGTATAGTCTAATAAGCTTTTCAGTTTGATTGTAGTGTGTGATGCAGACTAAGGATGAAGGAAACTAGATACATCATAGGTGCTCATGGGATAGGTCAACGTTGACCAACTCTTTGATATTTTTAGCATATACCACAAAAGCtatacatacacattagatgtataTGGGCCAAACCTGCCTATTTTGGCAAAAgcagccaaccatctaatgtttaTGGGGGCCTCCTGACTTTTCCTCAATGGAAGATGTCAGGAAAGATTAGAGTAgagctgttggatttcaacatgaccaatccttttgttcttagggtgataagccaccaccagaggtgtctggcacagGCTTACTCCAGTGTCCCAATGCAGGGCATATGCATGCTAGGCTGAGTTGAGCATGGATGTTTATGAACAAGTGTTTGGCCAGCAGATATCTCAAGTCTATGACCAGCCTTACCTGCTGAGGCTTGATGAGCAGGTATAAAATGTATCTAGATCTATAACTGAAACTGAGATATGTTTATTATGATATAAATGTTCTCTGGTTATTATAAGAACCaataaaaaaactttaattgtgaAAAAACTTCAAAAAGTCTAGGTGTGGCCCACGCCTAAATGTCAAGCAGCCTTGTCTCCCTTTGCACAGTTGTTTGCCTAGTAGTGGGTAATTAAAAAGTATTCAGAAGGCTACAAATTCTAATCATGCCCTGTGTCTGTTCTCACTTCACTTGTTGAGATGCCCCCTATGAATGTATCATTTATAATATTGATTATTAATCTcctcatactctggaggagatcactacatgtaaatgcagaggtctcctccaccagcaatcagcagattgtcgggaaggaacgcttccttcccaacaatctgctagaTTGTCGCcacgtgtaaagggacctttagatgttaagctggccatacacaagaGACAAAAGTTGACCGAAAATGGGCATTGTTTGTTATGGCTTACTTAATCCTTGTCCATTTTCAGCCCTAGGACAGCTCAATCAGTTGTAATCTGTGAGGAAACCTGGAAACAAGAGTTTCCTCTATAGTCTGTAAGGCAAGAAGAGGACAGGTCCTTCAGCACGAGAGACAATGGTGGAATTTACCATCTTTCCCATGTCAGTTGCCCCACCGATTTAAATTTTTGATATGTTAGTAGATATCAAATGTTTTACCAATACTCAGTGACTTTTTTACCTGTAAAAACCTCAACTGCATTGAAAACTTGCATCAAAACCACATCATGGATTTTCCAGTTGCTGTTTTGATGCTGTTTTAACCACATCTCAACCGCTACATGTGGACATACCCTAACAGATAAAGGTGCTGGACAGGATATTGACTTCTTACCTCAGAATTACCTTATACTTTATagggcctaatttttagggccaacAAACACCACATTGCAAAACTGCAATACTTGAGAAAACCGCTCTACCTTTATGGGCACCTCAATCTCAATGGAGAAAATAGTTTTTACAGGTTCTTTGTGGTTCTAGTAATAACCCAACAATATCCCCGACACGCCAGTCTTGTTTTACATGGTGTGCATCTTTTTTAATGCAAGGCTTTCCTCTCATCTGAAGAAGGTCAGAACCTCTTGTGAACCCGTCCCTGCTAAAGCCAGTCATTGTCTGCAGTGGAGTGGGTGATCATGTTCAGGGGGAACATGattgccagacaacccctttgattgTAAGATACAGGCACACCGTGATTGTGAAGTCTGTAACAACTTGTCTTTGTCCAGGACTAAGAACTTAGTGTGGGTCAAGTTTctagtatacattatatactcaAGAAATCTTGAGGATCACTCGTTTTATAGACACACATTTACGTTCCTATAGTTTGCATTTGTGGTGGTGGGCACAGAGCTTGCAGTGGCACCCAAATTCTGGTGCTTGAAAGTGCCCCCTCTACCACATAGGAGTATATCAGTACTATAAATGGAACATGGTTGTTACAGAATCCTGGTATAGATTTTGAAGCATTAAATTACCCTTCTGGGTAAGGCTGTGCACATATTTTTTGCCCCAGTTGTAGCCTTAGGCTGTGTTTCCAGCATtttgttctggcagagaacagcctgctggagttcaccagATCTGGCATTGTTCACCGCCGGATCCCCATAGACCTCATAGACTGTACTGAGGTCCAGTGGCAATCCAGCCAGCTTTGGTCCAGTTGACTACCGCCATTTATGCCGGATCATCTCTGACgctgatgtgaacgtagcctttgaGATTCACAACAGCTGCTCAGTATTTAATCTATGAatctcttaggctacattcacattggCATTCTGTTCTACTCCGTTGTAGGAGCAGGACAGTGAAAATAACAGAAGCACTAGATCTATCATGTGTGTTAATAATAGGCATAATAAAAATGTGCACTGTATAAATTgtccaaaatatatatttatataaatatctTATCTACAGTATTTACAGAGCATATTCAACAAGACATCATAAACTTCTCAGTTACATCCGCACTCTTCTACAATCATATCCTCGTGGTGTTTCAGCGCGACTTTTTCGTCTTCATAGATAAGCATTGACATTGCACTCATCTTCACGGGGACACAGGAAGAGCACTCCACCTTTTCAGAATCATGCATCTTGACCAGACTCTGAAAAAGCAAAAGGAACACATTAGTTAGTACCTTAATGGGGATTTTCAGCTTGTAACTGTTGATGAGGATCAACTAGAACCTGAGACCCAGAACCCAGAACAGTCATCTGTTTTCTGGAGTCACCGGTGCTAGAATCAAACCACTGGAAAGAGCTGAATGCAgaaagctccatccactgtgcaaTGGCTATTCAGAAGTACAGCAGCTCAGCTTCCATGCAGTActccagcatggccactacacaatggatggagccttctgcttcaagcctgtagatcagggatgctcaacctacagccttccagctgttgtaaaacttcaaTTCCCatcatgctctgctgtaggctgatagctgtaggctgtccgggcattctgggagttgtagttttgcaacagctgaagggccgcaggttgggcatccctgctgtagACTGTAGCAAGTGCTATGTCTCTCGCAAATCAACATCTATTGACTTATAATGATACTAGCTATTTAACAACAAGAATTTTACATTACATTACCTGTCAAAAGTGACAGGAACGGAACCCCAATGGAACCTCCAGTGGTGTGTCCAAACCTATATGTGAACACATCTTACGTAACACAAACTATGACATAAGCTATTTTgcctttaaaattcacctgctgtGTCTCTTAAAGCACTTTACCATCATTGACATTTATGTTTAGTCACAATGTCCCACCTTAGGTTAGGGACCCCACCTGTTATGAGAATGGAGGTTCTTTAACCCCACTCCACCCGTTGAATAAGCTGCACATCCTTGCTTGGCTTGGACATGATTGGCACATGTGACTAAATTTATATTCAATCCCCACCTAGATGCAGTGGCCATATTCTTTATAGGTATGAACCACAGAGATTATGGGAGAGCCATAAATGGTTGGAAATCGCCTTTAACCTTAAGCATGCACTATTGTTGACCGCAGTCAACAAATATGAAACTATTTTATCTGTATTAGTAATAAGTAATAAACATATGAGTTGACCGCTCCTACTAAATTCTAGAATACGACTTTTTAGACCTACATGTTTGGTACTTACTTTTATAAAAGCATGGTTTGTTGGCTGAAAGTTCTCATTCAGTGGAATTGGACATGCTCCTTCACACCTATAGGCGTTGTACCTTCTTGGATAGACAATTCGGTCGCCCCATTCAATCTTATCAAACTCCACCCACATGTCGACTTTTCTACAAAGAAATGCGCCTgtttccttggctatggcttgcaTACTATTGGCTATCATGTTGTGTTTTAGGTTGTGGTTTCTCCTTTGTCTTCGAAGATCATTTCCTTTAGTTGTTCTATCCGCCATGATGTACTTTGAGGACTGTACAGTCTGAATAAGGCTGGGAGAGCCAAAATGTCTTGCCGTTGGCTTCTCTCTGGCAAAGACAACAAGAATTGCTCTGTCTAATGCAAAAGGCTTGTCAGTGAGAGGTTCTGCGTTGTGCTGTGAAGTTTGACCAGAATCTAAAGCTCTGCTGGATACCAGGTCCTCTGCTGAAATGTATTCTATACTTGAATCTGGTTCTCCTTGGTAGATGGAATTCTGCAGAATTCTGGTCAGATTAAATATTTTCCAGTTTTCATCCTCCTGGGTAGCAGGGTTTGTCTTGAAAGATCCCATGAAGAGCTTGTCTTGGCCTTCTTTGGTATGGTAGATCTCCACCGTGATATTACGTGACTTCTCAAAAGGAAGGAAACGAACTCTAAGCTCCACCAACTTTATTTCAGTGCTGCTGGAGATAGAAGACATATCAAACGATATCATCCAACGGTCCTCTTCTTCAGTGCAACCTTAGGAATACACAAAGAAGTAATATTAGAATCCAGATAGTCAAACAGCATAGTATCCCGAGAACATTTTTTGTATATTCATTTTGCCCCTCTTCTCATGTAAGTTCTGTCAGCCACTGACAGACAAAACAAAAACTGTCTGGCCAAATGTCACAACATAGTATGTGTATTGTGACAAGTGtataggtctttttttttttgtcctggtACAAGACTTAAACCGAATACACAAAATCTAATGACATAATGAGCATTTAGCTCCATTCTGGAGTCTGCCAGCCAGTCATCTATCATGGAGAGGAGGAAGAGCATAAATAAACAGATGGAAGACTAGTCTGATAAAGGTCTTCCCAATCCTGTCCAATCAACATGTGTGTGAGTAGTAACTAAACCTAATGATATATCCATCATCTACTGCTAAACTTAATACAAGAAAGCATGATCCATTTTGATAACATTGGATAATACAGAGAAAACGTCTAGTTACTAGGCACTATTTCATAAATGTTTTGAGACCAAAATGGGTCCACCAAACATTGTATTGAGGATTTACAAGCTACACGTTCTTAAGCTGGCCATATTCTTTAGCTAAATGTCATAAGAACCTTATGATTTTGCAGGGCCAATCAACCATCTAATCTGTATGTGGGCCTCCCAACTCTCTGCTGATCGCAGATGTTGTGGGGAGATAAGGATGCTTTGGTTCTTGGTGAGATAAGCCACTGTCAGAGGAGTCTGGCAGAAACTTTCTCCCCTTTCCTCATTCAAGACACATGCACACTCGACGATAGAAAGAGATAGCCATCTACCGAGTGTTCAGCTGACCGATATGCAATGCCTGCGGCCAACTTTTTTGATTGACAGTCAAGGCAGTGATGCAGGTTTATGACTTCACGAAAAAGCAGCTTGACCTTGTATGTCCTCCACATGCCCATACAAAGTTGAATATTGATATTGGCAATTAAAGAAAATGTACTTACTCCTTGCATTGAGACTCAGGACAGTGTCCGATTCCTGAAGGGCTGGGCGTTCTAATCCAGAGAGATCAGTCACGTTCCCCATGATGAGTGACTGGTAAAGCTGCATAATATAAAGCGGATAGTGTATTCTCTGACTGTGTCTCCTGCTATAATATGACTCTTGTAATCCTTTGCGTTCCTGGAGAGGAATGGCCAAAACGACATAATTAAGTGCCAAGCAGATAAGGGCGCTCAGGAAAGCCATGTCTGAAATGGTCTTCTGTTGGTCAGGTCTCATTCTGATGTGAGCGATTTCTATCTGACTTTATATAGTGTAGACACCTCTTCACACCTAAAACACTTCACACGTTCATTCAACCTATTCAATATCAT is a genomic window of Bufo bufo chromosome 1, aBufBuf1.1, whole genome shotgun sequence containing:
- the LOC120987321 gene encoding nodal homolog; amino-acid sequence: MTSLSIALYLLYAFMVQAMPTALETEARVGLPWTNMGLKASSFLFGKRNLLDIKYPQYMMQLYHSLTKNDTNLSNLQHNDIPDYDSVLSLVAKNCTMVNNHVMLSFDMSSISASNELKLAQLRIHIPSLEISQNFTLEIYHNKKSNNFFLGSFKIDPSDMKESPWRNFDLTKIIQYFLHKREKYTDEFKKTNYMRERDLDTTMIKHTPSRDYASMAEKVVMVVFAKDKSFDSISGSPSLIKTVESSKYVTLVNDNRLPNIRRHRRNRHENHHLFMSNGPPGPIESGKPLCRRVDMIVDFGEIGWGSWILYPKTFNAYRCVGACPVPLNETFKPTNHAYMKSVVKLYQPERVECPSCVPIRMSPLSMLYYEGNDAVVSHHEEMIVEECGCS
- the LOC120986259 gene encoding nodal homolog 2-A-like, giving the protein MAFLSALICLALNYVVLAIPLQERKGLQESYYSRRHSQRIHYPLYIMQLYQSLIMGNVTDLSGLERPALQESDTVLSLNARSCTEEEDRWMISFDMSSISSSTEIKLVELRVRFLPFEKSRNITVEIYHTKEGQDKLFMGSFKTNPATQEDENWKIFNLTRILQNSIYQGEPDSSIEYISAEDLVSSRALDSGQTSQHNAEPLTDKPFALDRAILVVFAREKPTARHFGSPSLIQTVQSSKYIMADRTTKGNDLRRQRRNHNLKHNMIANSMQAIAKETGAFLCRKVDMWVEFDKIEWGDRIVYPRRYNAYRCEGACPIPLNENFQPTNHAFIKSLVKMHDSEKVECSSCVPVKMSAMSMLIYEDEKVALKHHEDMIVEECGCN